CTTACGGCCTATGCGTTTTGGTCTGGCAAGTTTAAAAACTGTGGCTGTTTTGGTGATTGTTTGCCTATATCTCCATTAACATCCTTTATTAAAGATGTGGCTTTGCTCGCCATGATTGTACTATTGCTGGCCGGGCAACGTTTTATTACCCCAATTACCAGTAAGCGAAATATAAATATTGCGTTAGCGACTAGCTTATTTATAACTATTGGGCTGCAGTGGTATGTATTGAATTATTTGCCTTTGACCGATTGTTTGCCTTTCAAGAAGAACAACAATATAGCGGAGCAAATGAAGATTCCGGCCAACGCTATACAAGACAGCTTTGCCATGAAGTTCATTTATGAAAAGGATGGAAAACGTTTTGAGTTTGCTCCAGAGGAATTGCCCGCTGATTTAGGAAATTATAAGTTCGTTGATCGAATTCAAAAACTGATACGCAAAGGCAATGCAGAACCACCCATTAAAGGGTTTACACTCAATGGTATTAGTGGTACTGACTCTACGGCCGCTATTTTAAACCAGGATAAGAATATATTGGTAATAGGGGAGCACATAAGATCTGAATCGTGGATCAGTGAATTAAAAGAACTTCAGGCTATAACACAAAAGAAGAATATTCCTATATATATTGTAACTCCTGACCCGCAGTCAGCCGTTAAAGTACTGCAGGAAAACGGGTTAAGTAATATCTCTGTCTTTAGTTGTGATAATACGGCCGTTCGTACTGCAGCCCGTACTAACCCTACAGCCTATTTGCTGCAAAAGGGTACAGTGATCGATAAAAGAAGTTTTCGGCAGATAGATCAGCTAATTGCCATTTTATAAACTCAATAGCGTAATTTTCCAACGTGCTAAGCTTTATCCTTAAAAAACTGCTTTATGGTTTACTAGTGCTGGTAGGTGTTACAGTACTGGTTTTTGTTCTTTTTCAAGGTTTTGGAGATCCGTCGCGTTTGGTGATGGGGCAAACAGGAAGTAAGGCTACGCAAGAAAATATTCGAAAAGAGCTCTACCTTGACCAGCCTAAATACAAGCAATTCT
This genomic interval from Flavisolibacter tropicus contains the following:
- a CDS encoding BT_3928 family protein gives rise to the protein MRTAITVIRFLVGILFILSGLIKANDPLGLSYKMQEFFEVWNTSLGANSLLASLFTYLHEHSLALSVFMIALEIMTGVALLIGWQKKLVLNTLFVLIVFFTFLTAYAFWSGKFKNCGCFGDCLPISPLTSFIKDVALLAMIVLLLAGQRFITPITSKRNINIALATSLFITIGLQWYVLNYLPLTDCLPFKKNNNIAEQMKIPANAIQDSFAMKFIYEKDGKRFEFAPEELPADLGNYKFVDRIQKLIRKGNAEPPIKGFTLNGISGTDSTAAILNQDKNILVIGEHIRSESWISELKELQAITQKKNIPIYIVTPDPQSAVKVLQENGLSNISVFSCDNTAVRTAARTNPTAYLLQKGTVIDKRSFRQIDQLIAIL